A single genomic interval of Blochmannia endosymbiont of Camponotus sp. C-003 harbors:
- the nuoE gene encoding NADH-quinone oxidoreductase subunit NuoE, with protein sequence MSNIEINNMSFTDLDNHDVFQLSQEECDAIQEECTHYEDTRAASVEALKIIQKNHGWVPDEAIILIAKILRISAADLEGVATFYSQIFRQPVGRHIIRYCDSVVCYLIGCEKIRNTLIYLLNVTVGSTTVDNRFTLLPTCCLGVCDRAPVIMINKDIYSCIAPETIKKLLGKYR encoded by the coding sequence ATGAGCAATATTGAAATTAATAATATGTCGTTTACTGATTTGGACAATCATGATGTGTTTCAATTAAGTCAAGAAGAATGTGATGCTATTCAAGAAGAATGTACACATTATGAAGATACACGTGCCGCTTCTGTTGAAGCTTTAAAAATTATTCAAAAAAATCATGGATGGGTACCAGATGAAGCAATTATATTGATTGCTAAAATATTACGTATTTCTGCTGCCGATTTAGAAGGTGTCGCTACATTTTATAGTCAAATTTTTCGTCAGCCGGTGGGTCGTCATATCATTAGGTATTGTGATAGTGTAGTATGTTATTTGATTGGGTGTGAAAAAATTAGAAATACTTTAATATATTTATTAAATGTTACAGTGGGTAGTACAACTGTAGATAATCGCTTTACCTTATTACCTACTTGTTGTTTAGGTGTTTGTGATAGAGCTCCAGTCATCATGATAAACAAAGATATTTATTCTTGTATAGCTCCAGAAACAATTAAAAAGTTGTTAGGAAAGTATCGATGA
- the nuoK gene encoding NADH-quinone oxidoreductase subunit NuoK, translated as MIPLSNAFGLSVILFILGLIGIIIRRDLLFILLGLEIMINAAASAFVMVGSCLGQSDGQVMYILVITLSASESAVSLALLLQLYRRYHTLHIDNISEMRG; from the coding sequence ATGATTCCTTTATCGAATGCTTTTGGTTTATCTGTAATTTTATTTATATTAGGCTTAATAGGTATAATAATAAGACGTGATTTATTGTTTATATTATTAGGGCTAGAAATTATGATTAATGCTGCTGCTTCGGCGTTTGTAATGGTAGGATCTTGTTTGGGGCAATCAGATGGTCAAGTTATGTATATTTTAGTCATTACTTTATCTGCTTCTGAATCTGCAGTTTCTTTAGCATTATTACTTCAGTTATATCGTCGTTATCATACATTGCATATTGATAATATTAGTGAGATGCGTGGATGA
- the nuoM gene encoding NADH-quinone oxidoreductase subunit M, which translates to MLLVILILIPLIFGLLCWQSERIGDWVPRWVALSGMSITLITIVFLWKYKCHDLLNVYPPTEHMLARWQLEYIYPWVPRFGISVHLALDGFSLLMVTLTGLLGCMAVLCSWCEIQRYQGLFYLNLLWILGGVIGVFLSIDMFLFFFFWEIMLIPMYFLISLWGHQEVNKSDRINTAIKFVVYTQFSGLFMLLSIITLVSINHDIHGVWSFNYQDLLNILIPVHMEYLIMLGFFFAFAVKMPIVPFHVWLPDVHGQAPTAGSVDLAGILIKTAAYGFFRFVLPLFPCASKSFAPIAMCLGLLNIFYGAFMAFAQTDCKRLIAYTSISHMGFVLIAIYSGAQLSYQGAVIQMISHSLSVSGMFILCGQLYERTHTRDMRLMGGLWSRMHLMPAFSLCLAAATLGLPGTGNFIGEITILFGNFRAAPITTIIASFGIILSSIYSLILMQRIYYGPISISSVVNKGGLLQNMTLREKNIIIIILLCIFLIGFFPQYILNTSYMTMHNLYVWLQEHNCSM; encoded by the coding sequence ATGTTATTAGTTATTTTAATACTTATTCCTCTTATTTTTGGGTTGTTATGTTGGCAGTCAGAGCGTATTGGAGATTGGGTGCCGCGTTGGGTTGCTTTATCTGGAATGAGCATAACACTTATTACTATTGTTTTTTTGTGGAAGTATAAGTGCCATGATTTATTAAATGTGTATCCACCAACAGAACATATGCTTGCTCGATGGCAATTAGAATATATATATCCTTGGGTTCCAAGATTTGGAATTAGCGTCCACTTAGCATTGGATGGATTTTCTTTGTTAATGGTGACATTAACTGGATTGTTAGGGTGTATGGCGGTGTTATGTTCTTGGTGTGAGATTCAGCGTTATCAAGGTCTTTTTTATCTTAATTTATTGTGGATTTTAGGTGGGGTTATTGGTGTTTTTTTGTCGATTGATATGTTTTTATTCTTTTTTTTCTGGGAAATAATGCTGATTCCAATGTATTTTTTGATATCTTTATGGGGGCATCAAGAGGTTAACAAAAGTGATCGTATTAATACTGCTATTAAATTTGTTGTTTATACTCAATTTAGCGGATTATTTATGTTACTTTCTATTATTACTCTTGTTTCCATAAACCATGATATACATGGCGTGTGGTCATTTAATTATCAAGATCTATTGAATATATTGATTCCAGTACATATGGAATATTTGATTATGTTAGGGTTTTTTTTTGCTTTTGCAGTAAAAATGCCAATTGTTCCGTTTCATGTTTGGTTGCCTGATGTTCATGGTCAAGCTCCTACTGCTGGTTCAGTCGATTTAGCAGGAATTTTAATAAAAACAGCAGCTTATGGATTTTTCCGATTTGTTTTACCGTTATTTCCTTGTGCTTCAAAATCTTTTGCTCCAATTGCTATGTGTTTGGGGTTACTGAATATTTTTTATGGAGCTTTTATGGCGTTTGCACAAACTGACTGTAAACGTTTAATTGCATATACCAGTATATCTCATATGGGATTTGTATTGATTGCAATTTATAGTGGTGCTCAATTATCATATCAGGGCGCTGTTATACAAATGATTTCTCATAGTCTATCTGTTTCTGGAATGTTTATACTTTGTGGTCAATTATATGAACGAACACATACCCGAGATATGCGTTTGATGGGAGGGTTATGGAGTCGCATGCATTTAATGCCTGCTTTTTCTTTATGTTTAGCAGCAGCAACACTTGGTTTACCTGGTACTGGAAATTTTATAGGAGAAATTACCATTTTGTTTGGTAATTTTAGAGCAGCACCTATAACTACAATAATAGCTTCTTTTGGAATAATATTGTCGTCAATTTATTCTCTTATTTTAATGCAGCGTATATATTATGGTCCAATATCGATTAGTAGTGTTGTCAATAAGGGGGGATTGTTACAAAATATGACACTACGGGAAAAGAACATTATTATAATAATATTATTATGTATATTTTTAATTGGTTTTTTCCCGCAATATATTTTGAATACTTCATATATGACAATGCATAATCTTTATGTTTGGTTACAAGAACACAATTGTTCAATGTGA
- the nuoI gene encoding NADH-quinone oxidoreductase subunit NuoI — MNLKKIFIDIGSILRSIWMIGIRAFSKRETQMYPDVPYIPSPRYRGRIVLTRDSSGQERCVACNLCAVACPVGCISLKKSESESGRWYPEFFRINFSRCIFCGMCEEACPTAAIQLTPDFEMSDFKRHDLVYEKSDLLISGPGKYLEYDFYQFSGKEILDKKKGDAVKESKPINVKNILP; from the coding sequence ATGAATTTAAAAAAGATTTTTATAGACATTGGTTCGATATTACGCAGTATTTGGATGATAGGAATACGAGCATTTAGTAAACGAGAAACTCAAATGTATCCTGATGTTCCGTATATCCCTTCACCTAGGTATCGTGGCCGAATTGTATTAACTCGGGATTCTTCAGGTCAAGAACGTTGTGTAGCTTGTAATTTATGTGCTGTAGCTTGTCCAGTAGGGTGTATTTCTTTAAAAAAAAGTGAATCTGAAAGTGGTCGGTGGTATCCAGAATTTTTTAGAATAAATTTTTCAAGATGTATTTTTTGTGGTATGTGTGAAGAGGCATGTCCCACAGCAGCCATTCAATTGACGCCAGATTTTGAAATGAGTGATTTTAAAAGACATGATTTGGTGTATGAAAAGTCTGATTTGTTAATATCGGGTCCTGGTAAATATTTAGAGTATGATTTTTATCAATTTTCTGGTAAAGAAATATTAGATAAAAAAAAGGGGGATGCCGTAAAAGAATCAAAGCCCATAAATGTTAAAAACATATTACCTTGA
- the nuoL gene encoding NADH-quinone oxidoreductase subunit L yields the protein MNLLFLTILFPLLGFITLAISQGKWSEHTSSLIGVGTVGISVLVAICIIFDFYCNFDHDVTFVFVQELWNWFTINALSITVALRLDGLSLIMLSVVIGVGFIIHLYAAWYMSGCEGYSRFFAYTNLFMANMVLLVLSDNLLLMYVGWEGVGLCSYLLIGFYYSDARNGIAALKSLIMTRFGDICLICALFMIYDQYHTLSFNKLLTLELKYSSSYFFNNNNVTLISFMLLIGAIGKSAQLPLQNWLISAMVGPSPVSALIHAATMVTSGVYLIIRMNKFFLMTPNILYLTGVIGSLTVVLFSCSALFQSNIKKILAYSTISQIGYMFLALGGRHWDAAIFHLVTHSFFKALLFLSAGSLTYACRNEQNIFKMGGLYKFVPLIYVCFLIGGASLSGVPIVTAGVYSKEMIMLKTLANHDYFFLFSGLIGVFLTPIYTFRMIFIVFHGEKKIDPSVCNNIIQNLSLILLLLLSTFIGGWIKLPLLTNTIVVNVGEVCNHSKIYFEIILGFLVIFGIWMALFFWMDSVCRATKQIIKPRLTEVIERYIVLLCYYGWGFDWFYKLIFVKPYLFITKKLSHSDPVDVIVNVIVSLFCWLRNGLICSENGKLNWYIVSINIGAAIILIMILTNDRI from the coding sequence ATGAATTTGCTTTTTTTAACTATACTCTTTCCATTATTAGGATTTATTACTTTAGCTATTTCTCAAGGAAAATGGTCAGAACATACTTCTTCTTTAATAGGAGTAGGCACGGTAGGTATATCAGTGCTTGTTGCTATATGTATCATATTTGATTTTTATTGTAATTTTGATCATGATGTCACTTTCGTTTTTGTGCAGGAACTTTGGAATTGGTTTACTATTAATGCTTTATCTATTACTGTAGCACTGAGATTGGATGGGTTGTCTCTGATTATGTTATCAGTAGTTATTGGAGTTGGATTTATCATCCATTTATATGCCGCTTGGTATATGAGTGGATGTGAAGGATATTCTCGTTTTTTTGCTTATACTAATTTATTTATGGCAAATATGGTGTTGTTGGTCCTTTCAGATAATTTATTATTGATGTATGTTGGATGGGAAGGCGTAGGTTTGTGTAGTTATTTATTAATTGGATTTTATTATTCTGATGCTAGAAATGGAATAGCAGCATTAAAATCATTGATTATGACTCGTTTTGGAGACATATGTTTAATATGTGCATTATTCATGATTTATGATCAATATCATACTTTGAGTTTTAATAAATTACTAACATTAGAACTAAAATATTCATCGTCTTATTTTTTTAATAATAATAATGTTACATTGATATCTTTTATGTTACTTATTGGAGCAATAGGTAAATCAGCTCAGTTACCTTTACAAAATTGGTTAATTAGCGCTATGGTTGGTCCATCTCCAGTTTCAGCTCTGATTCATGCGGCTACCATGGTTACTTCTGGTGTGTATTTAATAATTCGTATGAATAAATTTTTTTTGATGACTCCAAATATTTTGTACTTGACTGGTGTTATCGGTTCATTAACTGTAGTTTTATTTAGTTGTTCAGCATTATTTCAAAGTAATATTAAAAAAATTTTAGCGTATTCTACTATAAGCCAAATAGGATATATGTTTTTAGCGCTTGGAGGGCGACATTGGGATGCAGCTATATTTCATTTAGTAACACATTCTTTTTTTAAAGCATTATTGTTTTTATCTGCGGGATCATTAACTTATGCTTGCAGAAATGAACAAAATATTTTTAAAATGGGAGGATTATATAAATTTGTACCTTTGATTTACGTTTGTTTTTTAATAGGCGGGGCATCCTTATCTGGAGTACCTATAGTTACTGCTGGAGTCTATTCAAAAGAAATGATTATGTTAAAAACATTGGCTAATCATGATTATTTTTTTCTATTCTCTGGACTAATAGGAGTGTTTTTAACGCCTATTTATACGTTCAGAATGATTTTTATTGTGTTTCATGGTGAAAAAAAAATAGATCCGAGTGTATGTAATAATATCATTCAAAATTTATCCTTAATTTTATTATTATTGTTATCAACGTTTATTGGTGGGTGGATAAAATTACCGTTGTTAACAAATACTATAGTTGTTAACGTTGGCGAGGTGTGCAATCATAGTAAAATATACTTTGAAATAATATTAGGATTTTTGGTGATTTTTGGTATTTGGATGGCATTATTTTTTTGGATGGATTCTGTGTGTAGGGCCACAAAACAGATTATTAAACCTCGTTTAACAGAAGTAATAGAACGATATATAGTATTACTATGTTACTATGGTTGGGGATTTGACTGGTTTTATAAATTGATATTTGTAAAACCATATTTATTTATAACAAAAAAATTATCTCATTCTGATCCAGTTGATGTAATCGTGAATGTTATCGTATCATTATTCTGTTGGCTTAGGAATGGTTTGATATGTAGTGAAAATGGTAAACTTAATTGGTACATAGTATCGATCAATATAGGGGCAGCTATAATATTAATTATGATACTAACTAATGATCGTATATAA
- the nuoH gene encoding NADH-quinone oxidoreductase subunit NuoH: protein MFSSSEVVIKHCFSSIFHAVIILLIVVACGAYMSFLERRLLALFQSRYGPNRVGWNGLLQLWADLIKVMFKEDWIPPFSDRIVFVLAPVIAFVSSLMSVLIIPFTPTWVIWDCNIGVLFFLMIAGLMVYSVLLAGWASNNKYALIGAVRAAAQTLSYEVFLGLSTMGVVAKSGSFNLKNIVEDQLYLWNVIPQFVGFITFFLAGMALCHRHPFDQPESEQELADGYHIEYSGIKFSLFFISEYISMIVVSSFIVTLFFGGWQGPWLPPIIWFITKTFLLLILFILIRAALPRPRYDQVMLIGWKIFLPLTLFNLLSTAVVILL from the coding sequence ATGTTTAGTTCGTCAGAAGTTGTTATAAAACATTGTTTTTCTTCTATTTTTCATGCGGTAATTATTTTGTTAATCGTAGTTGCTTGTGGTGCATACATGAGCTTTTTAGAACGTAGATTATTAGCGTTATTTCAAAGTCGTTATGGTCCTAATAGAGTAGGTTGGAATGGTTTATTACAATTATGGGCTGATTTAATTAAAGTCATGTTTAAAGAGGACTGGATCCCTCCATTTTCTGATCGTATCGTATTTGTTTTAGCTCCAGTGATAGCTTTTGTTTCATCATTAATGAGTGTATTGATTATTCCTTTTACTCCCACATGGGTAATATGGGATTGTAATATTGGTGTATTATTTTTTCTTATGATAGCAGGGTTAATGGTTTATTCGGTGTTGCTTGCAGGGTGGGCAAGCAACAACAAATATGCTTTGATTGGAGCTGTTCGTGCTGCAGCTCAAACTCTTAGTTATGAAGTGTTTTTGGGATTATCTACAATGGGTGTCGTTGCTAAATCTGGATCGTTTAATCTAAAAAATATAGTAGAAGATCAACTATATTTATGGAATGTAATTCCTCAATTTGTGGGATTTATTACCTTTTTTTTAGCGGGAATGGCTTTGTGTCATAGACATCCATTTGATCAACCAGAATCAGAACAAGAATTGGCAGATGGTTATCATATTGAATATTCTGGTATTAAATTTAGTTTATTTTTTATTTCTGAATATATTAGCATGATCGTCGTTTCTTCGTTTATCGTAACATTGTTTTTTGGTGGATGGCAAGGGCCTTGGTTGCCTCCTATTATTTGGTTTATTACTAAAACTTTTTTATTGTTGATTTTATTTATATTGATACGAGCAGCGTTACCTCGTCCACGTTACGATCAAGTTATGTTGATAGGTTGGAAGATTTTTTTACCGTTGACGTTGTTTAATTTATTAAGTACTGCTGTTGTTATTTTATTATAA
- the nuoJ gene encoding NADH-quinone oxidoreductase subunit J, translating into MTTLFYMSGITAILSTVCVILHYHPMHALLYLIVSFLSISCNFFSLGASFAAFVEVIVYAGAIMILFVFAIMMLNMKTTIFGMQKKSRFFNPILCCGSVLLIGILFLILLYISFGLQDDLININKSVVDSKQVGVALFGPYILMVELASFLLLSSLISVFHLSQKHQLSDDCIDSI; encoded by the coding sequence ATGACGACTTTATTTTATATGTCCGGAATTACGGCGATATTATCTACGGTATGTGTAATATTACATTACCATCCAATGCATGCTTTATTATATTTAATAGTTTCGTTTTTATCTATATCGTGCAATTTTTTTTCTTTAGGAGCATCGTTTGCTGCTTTCGTGGAAGTTATTGTTTATGCCGGAGCTATTATGATTTTATTCGTATTTGCGATAATGATGTTAAATATGAAAACTACTATATTTGGTATGCAGAAAAAAAGTAGATTTTTCAACCCCATATTATGTTGTGGTTCTGTTTTGTTGATAGGTATTTTGTTTTTAATTTTATTGTATATATCCTTTGGTCTACAAGATGATTTGATAAATATAAACAAATCAGTAGTAGACTCAAAACAGGTCGGTGTCGCATTATTTGGTCCATATATATTAATGGTGGAATTAGCATCATTTTTATTATTAAGTTCGTTGATTTCTGTGTTTCATTTATCTCAAAAACATCAATTATCTGATGATTGCATTGATTCTATTTAA
- the nuoF gene encoding NADH-quinone oxidoreductase subunit NuoF has protein sequence MKKIYDTRSENNPLTWRIRDDKQPVWVHEYKSKNGYQAAYKAITCMSPEEIIELVKNSGLRGRGGGGFVTGIKWSMMSQNKSSCSRYLVCNADEMEPGTYKDRFLMERLPHLLLEGILIASYAVRASRAYIFLRYEYTIVAEYLTRAIAEMKSIGLIGKNVLNSEFNFELFLHTGAGRYICGEETALINALEGRRAVPRAKPPFPSHVGLWGKPTCVNNVETLCNVPGIIENGIAWYRNISSKKSNDSGTKLMGFSGRVKNPGVWELPFGTTAREILEDYSQGMCPGFSLKAWQPGGVSTDFLTQDHLDIPMDFENIAIAGSRFGTGMAIAIDSTINMVSLVRNLEEFFSRESCGWCTPCREGLPWIVKLLISLENKDAKPGDIELLEKLCCILGPGRTFCAHAPGAMEPLKSALKYFRNEFELGIYKFYQQERNRINCVQID, from the coding sequence ATGAAAAAGATTTACGATACTAGATCAGAAAATAATCCACTTACTTGGAGAATACGTGACGATAAACAACCAGTATGGGTGCATGAATATAAATCTAAAAATGGGTATCAAGCTGCGTATAAAGCTATTACTTGCATGTCTCCAGAAGAGATTATTGAGTTAGTGAAGAATTCAGGATTAAGAGGTCGTGGTGGAGGGGGGTTTGTTACCGGAATAAAATGGTCCATGATGTCTCAAAATAAGTCAAGTTGTTCTCGTTATTTAGTTTGTAATGCGGATGAAATGGAACCAGGAACTTATAAAGATCGATTTTTGATGGAACGTTTGCCTCATTTATTATTAGAAGGTATATTAATTGCAAGTTATGCTGTAAGAGCATCGCGAGCGTATATTTTTTTGAGATATGAATATACAATCGTAGCTGAATATTTAACTCGTGCTATTGCTGAGATGAAATCGATTGGATTGATTGGTAAAAATGTTTTGAACAGTGAGTTTAATTTTGAGTTATTCTTACATACAGGAGCTGGAAGGTATATTTGTGGAGAAGAAACGGCGTTGATTAATGCTTTAGAAGGTCGTCGAGCAGTACCACGTGCTAAACCACCTTTTCCAAGTCATGTAGGATTGTGGGGGAAACCTACATGTGTTAATAATGTTGAAACATTATGTAATGTTCCAGGTATTATTGAAAATGGGATCGCGTGGTATAGAAACATTTCTTCTAAAAAAAGCAATGATTCAGGTACAAAACTAATGGGATTTTCTGGTAGAGTAAAAAATCCAGGGGTTTGGGAGCTGCCTTTTGGTACGACTGCTAGAGAAATTTTAGAAGATTATTCCCAGGGGATGTGTCCTGGTTTTTCTTTAAAAGCATGGCAACCTGGGGGTGTAAGTACAGATTTTTTAACTCAAGATCATTTAGACATACCTATGGATTTTGAGAATATAGCTATTGCTGGTAGTAGATTTGGAACCGGTATGGCAATAGCAATAGATAGTACTATAAATATGGTGTCTTTAGTGCGTAATTTAGAAGAGTTTTTTTCTCGAGAATCTTGTGGTTGGTGTACTCCTTGTAGAGAGGGTTTACCGTGGATAGTGAAATTATTGATTTCTTTAGAAAATAAAGATGCCAAGCCTGGAGACATAGAACTATTAGAGAAATTGTGCTGTATACTCGGGCCAGGGAGAACTTTTTGTGCTCATGCTCCAGGAGCTATGGAACCTTTGAAAAGTGCTTTAAAATATTTTAGAAATGAATTTGAATTAGGTATTTATAAATTTTATCAACAGGAAAGGAATCGTATTAATTGTGTGCAAATTGATTAA
- the nuoG gene encoding NADH-quinone oxidoreductase subunit NuoG, translating into MISIYIEGKQYTVEDSKNILETCLSLGFDIPYFCWHPALGSVGACRQCAVKQHFEGQIKDTKGHLVMSCMTPVSDGSFITIFDHEVEEFRKDILELLMINHPHDCPICEEGGSCHLQDMTAMVGHNYRRYRFNKRTHYNQYLGPFIGHEMNRCITCYRCVRYYNDYAGGDDLGVFGVHDNIYFGRVQDGMLQSEFSGNLIEICPTGVFTDKTQSKNYTRKWDMIFAPSICQQCSIGCNIIVGERYGKLCRVENRYNGNINSYFLCDRGRFGCDYVNINGRPKIPSNKQGDGDGWVMLNERQAIQEAADRLRYNCNRIIGIGSSRASMESNFALLKLVGPDNFYNGINNFEQERLLLIIEILCNSGIYVPSLREVESYDTILILGEDLTQTGARVALSIRQAAKGKFRENAEAQGIFDWQSAAVINSSQGITNNILITGIDKTKLDDVATLTYYDSVQNQARFGFAIAHALDHTAPEVKDFDSKLNDKLDIVVKKLMEAHKPLIISGSNAGSKELIASAANIARALKNRGSEVGITFIVGEVNSIGLVMLGKKSLEAAIADICNTPKTSSVGLIVLESDLYRHAQANQVDVALNKVNYLIVLDHQYNLVQEKANLVLPAANFVESDGTVINYEGRAQRFFRLYKPQNYEKNTVILESWRWLYLIHDYYINYFRKNTLNIDHVIDAIIYYFPKLVRIKQASPDASFRIYGQKLARAPHRYSGRTAIYANVDVHEPYISQDADTMFSFSMEGNHNVQSSHKQVAFAWAPGWNSPQAWNKFQDKVGGHLHSGNPGTRVLSTEQDATWNWFDMIPQYFKIMKNVDRWLIAPYWHLLGSEETSQRSKHIQACMPHPYVMLNQSDALELKIKKNMLLKFTCADRILCLPIKFSIHLPIGHIGLPLGFPNIPLFLSGMYAQDVQGVLL; encoded by the coding sequence ATGATTTCTATTTATATAGAAGGAAAACAGTATACAGTGGAAGACTCAAAAAATATACTAGAAACGTGTCTGTCTCTTGGGTTCGACATTCCTTATTTTTGTTGGCATCCTGCTTTAGGTAGTGTCGGAGCTTGTAGGCAATGTGCAGTGAAACAACATTTTGAAGGACAAATAAAAGATACGAAAGGTCATTTAGTGATGTCTTGCATGACACCGGTATCAGATGGTAGTTTTATTACTATTTTTGATCATGAGGTAGAAGAATTTAGAAAAGATATATTAGAATTGTTAATGATAAATCATCCTCATGATTGTCCGATATGTGAAGAAGGAGGTAGTTGTCATCTTCAAGATATGACAGCAATGGTTGGACACAATTATCGTCGTTATAGGTTCAATAAGCGTACACATTATAATCAATATTTAGGCCCGTTTATTGGACATGAAATGAATAGATGTATTACTTGTTATCGTTGCGTGCGATATTATAATGATTATGCTGGTGGCGATGATTTAGGGGTATTCGGAGTACATGATAACATTTATTTTGGACGAGTGCAAGATGGTATGTTACAAAGTGAGTTTTCTGGAAATTTAATAGAGATATGTCCTACTGGAGTGTTTACTGATAAGACACAATCAAAGAATTATACCCGTAAATGGGATATGATTTTTGCGCCGAGTATTTGTCAACAATGTAGTATTGGATGTAATATTATTGTAGGTGAGCGTTACGGGAAGTTGTGTCGCGTTGAAAATCGTTATAATGGTAATATTAATAGTTATTTTTTGTGTGATCGTGGTCGATTTGGATGTGATTATGTCAATATTAATGGTAGACCTAAAATCCCCTCGAATAAGCAAGGAGATGGAGATGGTTGGGTGATGTTGAATGAAAGACAAGCGATACAAGAGGCTGCTGATAGATTAAGATATAATTGTAATCGGATAATTGGAATTGGATCTTCTCGCGCCAGTATGGAAAGTAATTTTGCTTTACTAAAATTAGTAGGGCCAGATAATTTTTATAATGGGATAAATAATTTTGAACAAGAGCGATTGTTATTAATAATTGAAATACTATGTAATAGTGGCATTTATGTTCCGTCATTACGTGAAGTAGAAAGTTATGATACAATATTGATATTAGGAGAGGATCTAACGCAAACTGGAGCACGAGTGGCGTTGTCGATACGGCAGGCTGCTAAAGGGAAATTCCGTGAAAATGCAGAAGCTCAAGGAATTTTTGATTGGCAATCTGCGGCTGTTATAAATAGTTCTCAAGGTATTACAAATAATATATTAATAACTGGGATCGATAAAACTAAATTAGACGATGTTGCTACATTAACATATTATGATTCAGTACAAAATCAAGCACGTTTTGGTTTTGCTATTGCGCATGCATTGGATCATACAGCTCCTGAGGTGAAAGATTTTGATTCTAAACTAAATGATAAATTAGATATAGTTGTAAAAAAATTAATGGAAGCGCATAAGCCGCTAATTATTTCAGGCAGTAATGCAGGTAGTAAGGAATTGATTGCTTCAGCAGCAAATATTGCTCGTGCTTTAAAAAATCGTGGGAGTGAAGTTGGAATTACTTTTATTGTAGGTGAAGTAAATAGTATAGGTTTAGTAATGTTAGGAAAAAAAAGTTTAGAGGCTGCTATTGCGGATATTTGTAATACTCCTAAGACTTCATCCGTTGGTTTGATCGTATTAGAAAGCGATTTGTATCGTCATGCACAGGCAAATCAAGTTGATGTTGCTTTAAATAAGGTTAATTATTTAATTGTGTTAGATCATCAATATAATTTGGTTCAAGAGAAAGCAAATTTAGTTTTACCCGCTGCTAATTTTGTTGAAAGCGATGGTACTGTGATTAATTATGAAGGGCGCGCACAGAGATTTTTTCGTTTATATAAGCCGCAAAATTATGAAAAAAATACAGTTATTTTAGAAAGTTGGAGATGGTTATATTTAATACATGATTATTATATAAATTATTTTAGAAAAAACACTTTGAACATTGATCATGTTATAGATGCTATTATTTATTATTTTCCAAAGTTAGTTAGAATTAAACAGGCATCTCCGGATGCATCATTTCGTATATATGGTCAAAAATTAGCTCGTGCACCGCATCGTTATAGTGGACGTACAGCGATATATGCGAACGTTGACGTACATGAACCTTATATATCGCAAGATGCTGATACGATGTTTTCTTTTTCTATGGAAGGTAATCATAACGTTCAATCTTCTCATAAACAAGTAGCGTTTGCATGGGCTCCGGGATGGAATTCTCCGCAAGCATGGAATAAATTTCAAGATAAAGTAGGGGGGCATTTACATTCTGGTAATCCTGGGACACGTGTATTGAGCACTGAACAGGATGCTACATGGAATTGGTTTGATATGATTCCTCAGTATTTTAAAATTATGAAAAATGTTGATCGGTGGTTGATAGCGCCTTATTGGCATCTGTTGGGTAGCGAAGAAACTTCTCAGCGATCTAAGCATATTCAAGCTTGCATGCCACATCCTTATGTAATGCTCAATCAATCAGATGCGTTAGAATTAAAAATAAAGAAGAATATGTTGCTTAAATTTACCTGTGCTGATCGAATTTTATGTTTACCGATTAAATTTAGTATTCATTTACCTATAGGCCATATTGGATTACCTTTGGGTTTTCCAAATATTCCTTTATTTTTATCTGGTATGTATGCGCAAGATGTTCAAGGAGTATTATTGTGA